The genomic region CGATTGCCCGCATCGCCTCGCGGTACCGGGCGAGTGCCCGGCGCGCTTCGCCGTGCTGGCCGCCGGCGACCAGCGCGCGAACCAACGCCCGGTGCGCCGGCTGGTCGTACGGGTCGCGTTCGAGGAGCCGCAGCAGGTACGTCACCGCCGCCGCCGGGCCCGCCGTGGCCCGGCTGACCTGGGCCAGCATGCGCAGCAGGCCGAGGTACGCCGCCCGTGCCTCCTCGCGCAGTGGGCCGGACCAGTCGGCGTACGGCTCATCTTCGAACGCGTCTGCGCGGTACTGCCGGTCGGCGGACAGCAGCACCGTGCGCGCCTCCGCCAGCGCCCCTCGTTCCAGCAGGCGTCGCGCGTGCGCGACGTGCGCGAGGAACTCCTCGACGTCCACCCGCAACCGGCTGACGTCGAGCGCGATGCACGCCTGATCGGCGATGAGGAAGTGGTCGGGCGCGAACGACTTCGTCGGGTCGAACACCCCGCGGACGATCGAGAGCAGGACCGACAGCCGGTGGCCGGTGCGATCCGGGTCGTCGTCCGGCCAGAGCAGTTCGCACAGCTCGCCTCGTGGCACCGGCCGGCCACGCCGAGCGACGAGGACACGCACCAGGTCACGCGCCTTGCGGGACTGCCACTGCGAGGCCGGAACCGGGTGGCCGTCCAGGTGCACCTCGAAGCGGCCGAGGGCCCGAATCACGACCCGCTGGTAGACCGGCCCGGTGCCCGGCGCCCACCCGCCGAAGCTGCTCGCCGTCCGATCCACAAGGGCGCCTGCGAGGGCAACCTGCTCGCCCGCGAGGAGACCGGCCAGCCGATCGTCGATGTCGGCCCCGGGCAACCGTCCGAGGAGGACGAGCAGCCGAGCCGCCTCGACCGCCGCACCGGCCCGGGTCCAGATGGCGTACCCCTCGCGCAGCGCCTCGCGGGCCCGTTCGAGGTCCTGCTCGGCGGCGGCCCGCAGCTCGAGCGCGTCGGCCATTCCGGCCAGGTCGCCCTGAACGCGGGCGATGCGGGCCGCCTCGTCGGCGAGCACTGTGGCCCGGTCGGGCGCGGCCATCCGGAGCGCGACCCAGCCCTGGGCCAGCAGTGCCGGTACGACGATCTCGTCCCCGACGTCCCGAGCGGCCCGGTCGGCGTGCCCCGCGGCGGCCGGCACGTCGTCGTCCAGTCGTACCAGCGCCAGCCCAGCGAGCGCGGACACCAGGACGTGCACGTTACCGGTCTCCTCGGTGACCCGGATCGTCTCCTCGTAGGCGGCGCGTGCCTGCTCACGCCAGCCTCGCCGACGGTACAGCTCACCCAGTCCGAGCAGCGCATGGATGAACCGGCGGGAACCCTTCTGCTGGTAGAACCCCAGCGCCGCCTCGTACCGCTGCACCGCCTCGTCGTAACGGCCGAGCATCGCCAGCGCTTCCGCCTCGTTGCTCGTCGCGATGGCGCGCAGGCTCGGGGCGCCGGCCAGCGCGGCATAGCGGGCCGACCGCTCGGCCGTCGCCAGCGCCTCGGCGAACCGGCCGGTACGCAGGAACTGGTGGGTGCGGTTCGTGTGGATCCGGGTGAGCAGCAGGACGTCACCGATGCGTTCGGCAATCGGCAACGCCAGGGCGAAGTGCTCCTGGCTGCCCGCGATGTCACCGGCCACGCTGAGGCACAGGGCGACGCTGAGGTGGGTCGAGGCCAGTACGTCGTCCTGCCCGGCGCTTGTCGCGGCGGCGAGCGCCTGCCGCGCGTACGCAATGGCGGCCTTGGTGTCGCCGGTCAGCAGGTGCGTGTGTGCGGTCCAGGCGAGCAGCAGCGCCTGATCGGCGAGCGGGGCGGACCGGGGGAGCGGCCGGTCGAGGATCGCCAGGGCCGTCCGGGCGTCACCTCGCTGGTAGTGGATTCGACCCAGCCGCCAGGCCAGGCCGGCGTCCCAGGCCTCCTCGGCGGCGGCGTCGTACTCGTGGGTGGCCGCACCGAGGTCGCCGAGGGTGCGTAGGGCGTCGCCGAGCAGCAGGCGCAGCCGCCGCCTGCGATGCCGCTCCGGCAGCAAGCGGACCAGCTCGGCCACCGCCACGGAGCGGCCCGCCGCGATCATCCGATCGCCGTACGCTTCGAGCACCCGGGCACCCGCGGCATGGTCTCCGGCCCGCAGATACTCCCGGGCCGCGGCGACCGGCGGCCCGTGTTCGTCGTACCAGCTTGCTGCGGCGGCGGCCGTGTCGCGGATCTGATCGGCGGTCGGGGCTTGGCGCCCGTGCCGGGCGGTTTCGACGATGATCGGCACGACATGCTCCTCGGGCGCCGGTGCACCTGGCCCGGCTGCGGCCCAGGCCGGCCGGGTCAGTAGGCCGGTGCGGCGTAGCCGGTCGACGATGCGCGGGGCGCCGCGATGGCCGAGCGCACGGCACAGCCCCACACTCACCGGCGTCAGCGCACCGACCTGCCGCAGCAGCCGGTTCGCGTCCGCCGGCAGCGCGGCCAGCACCTCGTCGGCGACGTACCGCGCGATCGGCCCACCGGGCTCGCTGAGGATCGGGGCGAGCGGCCCGGACGGCACCCCACCCAGCCGCAGAGTCTCGGCGGACAGATGGACGAGCGCCGGCCAGCCACCGGTCGCCGCGTACACCCGGTCGGCAAGGTCCGGCATGGAGAGGCCGTACTCCTCGGCGATCAGGTCGGCGATCCGTTCCGGGGAGAGCGCCAGGTCGGCCGGGCCCAGCTCGGTCCAGAGGCCGCTGCCCAGCAGGCGAGTGGCCGGTGCCGACAGCGGCGACCGCGAGGCGAGGACGACTGTGACGTCGTCCTCCCACCGGCCGACCTCCTTGAGCAGTAGGTGCAGCTGCTCCGCCGAGGTCGGCGGCAGGTCGTCGACCACGACCAGGCGGTCGCCGGCCGCGACGGCGTCGGCGACGAGTTGGCGCACTGGTGCGTCCTCCCCCCGGCACCAACGGGCGCCCGCTCGGGGAAACCAACGGTGCAGCGCGGTGGTCTTGCCATAACCGGCGGCGGCCACGACGCAGTAGACCCCCCGCTGATGGCCTGCCCGCAACGGATGCACCGCGCTCCTCCTGGCCGTGCGGCGCGGACGACTGGCGTTCGCCCGCCCGTGGATTAAGGTTCACCGTCGGCATCGGGGGAGGCAAGACCCCCGATTGGTCGCGTACCCGATCCAGAATGCGCGCGAGTGCTGACTATGGGTACTGAATTTCCGCTGGCCAGGGCTTTTATGATCGCCGATCGGAATCAGGCGTTTCGGGTCCGGTCCCCGGTCCAGGCCGCGTCGAGGATCGCGGTCAGGCTGGCGGTGTCGGTCGGTCCCGGATGGTTCTGGATCAGGCGGGTGACGCCACCGGCCATTTCCGCGAAGCGCGGGAGGTCGGCGCGTGCCACGCCGACGTCCGCCAAGGTGGGAGGGATGCCGATGTCGGCAAGGAGCCCGTCGAGCCAGGTGAGGAACACATCTGCGGCCTCGCCATCCGACGCACCGGCCACGTCGAGCCCGCACACCCTGGCGAGGGTGGCCAACCTGTCGCTGATCGCGTCCTTGGCGGCGTCCAGCGCGTAGGGCAGGAGCAGCCCGACGCCCAGGCCGTGCGGCGTGTGCGTGGCGGCGCCGATGGGGTACTGGAGAGCGTGCGGGGCTGCGTTGCCCGCGTGGGAGAACGCGAGCCCGGCGAGCACCGCCCCATAGGACATGTCGGCGCGCGCGTCCGTGTCGCCTCCGTCCCGGACAGCACGACGCAGGCTACGGGCGATGCGTTCCGCCGCCAGGAGCGCGTAGTGGTCGGTGATGGGGTTGCGGCCGAGGAAGACCTGCTCCACCGGGTCGCGCGGCCCGTGGGGCCGACGTCGCGCGGTGTAGCTCTCCACCGCGTGACAGAACGCGTCGATGCCGGAGTGGGCGGTGACGGTCGCAGGGCAGGTGTAGGTGAGT from Micromonospora profundi harbors:
- a CDS encoding BTAD domain-containing putative transcriptional regulator; translated protein: MHPLRAGHQRGVYCVVAAAGYGKTTALHRWFPRAGARWCRGEDAPVRQLVADAVAAGDRLVVVDDLPPTSAEQLHLLLKEVGRWEDDVTVVLASRSPLSAPATRLLGSGLWTELGPADLALSPERIADLIAEEYGLSMPDLADRVYAATGGWPALVHLSAETLRLGGVPSGPLAPILSEPGGPIARYVADEVLAALPADANRLLRQVGALTPVSVGLCRALGHRGAPRIVDRLRRTGLLTRPAWAAAGPGAPAPEEHVVPIIVETARHGRQAPTADQIRDTAAAAASWYDEHGPPVAAAREYLRAGDHAAGARVLEAYGDRMIAAGRSVAVAELVRLLPERHRRRRLRLLLGDALRTLGDLGAATHEYDAAAEEAWDAGLAWRLGRIHYQRGDARTALAILDRPLPRSAPLADQALLLAWTAHTHLLTGDTKAAIAYARQALAAATSAGQDDVLASTHLSVALCLSVAGDIAGSQEHFALALPIAERIGDVLLLTRIHTNRTHQFLRTGRFAEALATAERSARYAALAGAPSLRAIATSNEAEALAMLGRYDEAVQRYEAALGFYQQKGSRRFIHALLGLGELYRRRGWREQARAAYEETIRVTEETGNVHVLVSALAGLALVRLDDDVPAAAGHADRAARDVGDEIVVPALLAQGWVALRMAAPDRATVLADEAARIARVQGDLAGMADALELRAAAEQDLERAREALREGYAIWTRAGAAVEAARLLVLLGRLPGADIDDRLAGLLAGEQVALAGALVDRTASSFGGWAPGTGPVYQRVVIRALGRFEVHLDGHPVPASQWQSRKARDLVRVLVARRGRPVPRGELCELLWPDDDPDRTGHRLSVLLSIVRGVFDPTKSFAPDHFLIADQACIALDVSRLRVDVEEFLAHVAHARRLLERGALAEARTVLLSADRQYRADAFEDEPYADWSGPLREEARAAYLGLLRMLAQVSRATAGPAAAVTYLLRLLERDPYDQPAHRALVRALVAGGQHGEARRALARYREAMRAIGVHPPDELILAPAGPGPQPQAAVRQVPPTAGNGRRDPAPDRGR
- a CDS encoding iron-containing alcohol dehydrogenase, which translates into the protein MLETVRGPRQLIVGEGVAQNIPRVVAESGSRVLIVTDKVLLGQPGVAEIVAAVREKVQVVEVFSDATPDVPLADVALAVAAAAAVDADVILAIGGGTVIDLAKIVGVIRRHGGTPRDFYGESKVPGPTIPLVAVPTTSGTGSELTPVSVLTDPDRELKVGVSSVHIVPDFAIVDPELTYTCPATVTAHSGIDAFCHAVESYTARRRPHGPRDPVEQVFLGRNPITDHYALLAAERIARSLRRAVRDGGDTDARADMSYGAVLAGLAFSHAGNAAPHALQYPIGAATHTPHGLGVGLLLPYALDAAKDAISDRLATLARVCGLDVAGASDGEAADVFLTWLDGLLADIGIPPTLADVGVARADLPRFAEMAGGVTRLIQNHPGPTDTASLTAILDAAWTGDRTRNA